Part of the Candidatus Methylomirabilota bacterium genome is shown below.
CGTCTACCTCCGCGATCCCAAGCTCAGCCCCGGACGCTTCGCGGAGGTCCGCATCGTCGAAGTGGACGGCTACGAGCTCGTGGGGGAATAGCCGATCCGCATCGCGGACCGCCTGGCCTTCGTTATCGCCAGCGGCGCGGGCGCCGGCTACTCCCCCGTTGCGCCCGGCACCGCTGGCAGCCTGGTGGCGGCCGTCGGGCTCTGGCTCATCCCGTTTTCCCGCGTCGGCCTCTGGGCCGCGCTGGCGGCGGTCGTCGTCGTCGGCATCTGGGCCTCGCACCGCGTCGAGGCCGTGCTCGAGCGCAAGGATCCCGGCGTGATCGTCATCGACGAGGTGGCGGGCATGATGGTGGCGGTCCTGCTCCTGCCCCGCACCCCAGGTGTCCTCCTCTGCGCATTCCTCCTTTTCCGGCTCTTCGACATCTGGAAGCCCTTCCCGGCGCGCGAGGCCCAGGCCCTGCGCGGCGGCTTCGGCGTCGTGGTGGACGACCTGATCGCGGGCGTCTACGCCCTCGTGCTGATCATGGGCGCGCGGATGCTCTTCGGAGTGCCTCGGTGAGCCGGGCTCATGTGCTGACGGTAGCGGACGGCGCGGCCGACGACAGGGCGGCCCGTGACGTGGCGCGCGCGCTGGCCGCAGCGGGCACCCTGGTCGCGTCGCGCCAGGTGGTGGACCCGAGCGAGGCGGCGCTCGAGCCCGCGCTGCGCGGACCGCTCGAGGGCGGCGGGCTCACGGTCGTGCTCGCAGAGCCCGGCGGCTCGGCGGGTGAGCTGGTGCCCCGCGTGGTCGCGCGCCTCACGGGGGCGCGACTCGTCCTCAACGGGCGGCGCCTGGCGCTGCTCGAGGCCGGGTTCGCCCAGCGCGGCCAGGCCATGCCGAGGCGGCTCGACAGGCTCGGGCTCTTGCCCAAGGGCGCCCTGCTTCTGCCGTCGGCGCCCGACGGCTGGGATGGTTGGTCGCTCGCGGGGAAGAACGGAGTCCTCGTCGTCCTGCCCCTGGGCTCGCCACACCTCGGGAGTATGGTGAGCGACTTTCTCAAGGCGCCGGCCGGACTCGAAGCGGCGGAGGCGCGGGTCCAGCGCGTGCTCCTGACGACCGGACTCGAAGCGGCGGATGCCGAAGCGCGCGTCGGCGCATGGCTCGGCAAGGAGGGCGACGTCACCGTCTCCTGCGTGCCCGTCGAGGGCGACGTCCACGTGCGCCTGCTCGGGCGCGGCGCCACTCGCGCGCTGGCCGAGGCCGCGCTGGCGCCGATCGAGGCCGAGGTGCGCGCGGCGCTCGGCGTCGACTGCTACGGCCAGGACGACGACCTTCTCGAGTCGGTCGTCGGGCGGCTCCTCTTGGAGCGCGCGTGGACCGTGTCGGTCGCCGAGTCGTGCACGGGCGGGCTCCTCGGCCACCGGCTGACCAACATCGCGGGCTCGTCGCGCTACGTCGAGCGCGGGGTCATCGTCTACTCTAACCGCGCCAAGGAAGACCTCCTGGGCGTCCCCGAGCCGCTCCTGCGCGCCCACGGCGCCGTCAGCGCGCCCGTCGCCCAGGCCATGGCGGCGGGCATCTGCCGCATCTCGGGCTCGCCCTGCGGCTTGGCGGTCACGGGCATCGCCGGTCCCGACGGTGGCAGCGCGGAGAAGCCCGTCGGCACGGTCTACATCGGCTGCGCGACGCCGGCCGGTGTCGAGACGCTCCGCTGCCGCTTTGCCGGCGACCGCGTGGCCATCAAGTGGCAGTCCTCGCAGACGGCGCTCGACATGCTTCGCCGCCGGCTGGTGCGCTGATGCCGCGGGCCTTCGTCGCCGTCCTCCTGGACGAGCAGACCAGGCGCGCCGTCGCAGCGCAGATCGACCGCCTGCGCCCGCTCTCCAAGGCCGTCGCCTGGGTGCCGCCCCACAACCTCCACCTGACGCTCAGGTTTCTCGGCGACCAGACGGAGGAGCAGTCGGCGGACGTGGTGCCGGCGCTCGAGGAGGCCGCCTCGGGCGTGCCGACCTTCACGCTGAGTCTCAAGGGGTTCGGCGCCTTCCCCGGCCTCGACCACCCACGCACCCTCTGGGTGGGCGTCTCCGAGGGCGTGCAGGAGGTGCAGCGGCTGCAGGCCCGCGTGGCCGAGGCGCTCGAGAGCCTCGGCGTCTCGATCGAAGCCCGCGCCTGGCAGGCGCACGTCACCATCGGCCGGGTCACTGACGAGAAGCGCGGGCGGCGCGAGGGCATGCCGGAGCTCCGCTCGGCGGTGATGCGCGGGGTAACCGTGCCCTTCGGCTCGATGCCCGTCGCCTCGATCGCGCTCATGCGGAGCGACCTCTACACTTCGGGGGCTCGCTACACGGGCATCGCGTCCGTGCCGCTGTCCTCCGAGTACGACGTGTGACTTCCCGCCGCGTATCGCTTTCGCGACATTGACACGCCGGAAGAGCGCGTCAGGATGGATGTGTCGGACGCGCTGATTGACTTTGGGGTCCACGGGCCTCTACAATGATGAAACTGCTCGTCGAATTAGGCGTTTACGCGCCTCGGAGGAGAACCCATGGCTGAAGTAGCGAAGAGCGATCGGCGTCAGGCCCTCGATCTGGCCATCGCGTCCATCGACCGCCAGTTCGGCAAGGGTGCCATCATGCGCCTGGGCCAGGGCAGCGTGTTCGACGAGATCTCGGTCATTCCCACGGGGGCCTTGTCTCTGGACGTCGCGCTCGGCATCGGCGGCATCCCGCGCGGCCGCGTCACCGAGATCTACGGCCCGGAGTCCTCCGGCAAGACGACGCTGGCGCTGCACATCATCGCCGAGGCCCAGCGCATGGGCGGCACGGCCGCCTTCATCGACGCAGAGCACGCCCTCGACCCGATCTACGCCAAGAACCTGGGCGTCAACACCGACGAGCTCCTGATCTCCCAGCCCGACACGGGCGAGCAGGCGCTCGAGATCGCCGAGACGCTCGTGCGCTCGAACGCCGTGGACGCGATCGTGATCGACTCGGTCGCGGCGCTGGTGCCGCGGGCCGAGATCGACGGCGACATGGGCGACTCGCTGCCGGGCCTGCAGGCGCGGCTCATGTCCCAGGCGCTCCGCAAGCTCACCGCGGCCATCGCGCGCTCCGGGGGCGCCGTCATCTTCATCAACCAGATCCGCGAGAAGATCGGCGTCATGTTTGGATGTCTTTCATATGACACGAGAGTCATCCTCGCTGACGGTAGGCCGGAACGAATTGGCCGAATCGTCCGTCGGCGGCTACCAGTTGAGGTGCTTTCCTACGACCCAACGAACGGGCGAATCGAACCCCGACGTATTGTCGACTGGTTCGACAATGGCGTGACCGATTCGTTCATCCAATTCGAGGTCCGAGGTGGGCCGGCTAGGCGACGCACTTTCGCGGTGACACCGAATCACCTCATCTTCACGCCGAAGGGCGAGGTGCCCGCAGGCCACCTCAGGGTGGGGGACGAGGTCCTGTTCAGCATGCCCGACTACAAACTGACAGAGGAGCAGTGGCAGGTGCTTGTTGGAGGAAGTCTTGGTGATGGCTCCCTCAGGCTGGTAGGGAAGCATTCAGCCCAGTTCCGCGTAGCGCATGCCCCGCGACAGAAGGACTACCTGGCCTGGAAGCATCGGATGCTCCTTCCATTCTCTCGCCCCATCGGTCCTGTCGGCAACGGGATCGGCTTCAGCACTCTCTCCATGCCTGCTCTCGTGCCGCTAAGACACGCGCTCTACGGGGAAGGTGGCGTGCGGACGGCTACAACGCAGATCCTCGAGTCCCTGGACGCCAGGGCGCTGGCCGTGTGGTATGCGGATGATGGGTCATTCATGGGCTCCTACGCGCGGTGGGGTAAGGGCAAGGCGGTGCTATACAATACGTCGCTCCAAGTAGAAGCGCGTTCACTTGTTGTTGCCGCTTTGGAACGAATGGGGTTGGGTCGACCGCGCGATGATGGTCGTGGCTTTTGGTTCAGTTCTGAACAAACCGCGCGTTTGCATCAGCTCCTGGCGCCCCATTTGCACCCCTCGATGGACTATAAGCTTCATCCAAGCCAGCGTGGGCGATTCACTTGGCACCCGATCGAAGAGGGCGAGGATACCCTCTCGCGGCGCCGCCATCTCCGCGCTGTGCCAGTCGAAATCACTAAGCGATACATCAAGCCTGTGAGCCGCTCGATGCACCGCTTCGACCTCGAGATCGAGGACCACCATACGTATCTGGCGGACGGCGTGGTCGTGCACAACTCGCCCGAAACCACGACGGGAGGCCGGGCTCTCAAGTTCTACGCCTCCATCCGTCTCGACATCCGCCGGCAGGAGGCGATCAAGAACGGCACCGAATCGATCGGCGTGCACACCAAGGTCAAGGTGGTGAAGAACAAGCTCGCGCCGCCGTTCCGCGAGGCCGAGTTCGACGTCATCTACGGCGAGGGCATCTCGAAGGAAGGCTCGGTGCTGGACGCCGCGGTCGAGCAGAACCTCGTGGAGAAGTCCGGCACCTGGCACACGTACGGGACAGAGCGGATCGGCCAGGGCCGCGAGAACGCCAAAAAGTACCTCAAGGACAACCCCAAGGTCCTGGCGGCCCTCGAGATCAAGGTGCGCGCGGCGTTGGGCCTGAAGCCGGTCGGCGGCGCGCCGTCACCGGTGCCCGCCGAGCCCCAGAAAGCGGCCAAGTAGGAGCGACCATGGACTTCCACCATCTCCTGACTGAGTGCGTGAAGCGCAGCGCCTCCGACCTGCACCTCAAGTCCGGCTCGCGCCCCATCGTGCGGGTGCACGGACACCTCGAGACGCAGGACGACCTTCCGGCGGTGACGCGCGAATTCATGCGCAAGACGGCCATGACGCTGCTGGGCGAGCTCCGCTACAACGCGCTGATGGAGGGCAAGGAGATGGACCTCGCCCACACGGTCCCGAGCATCGGACGCTTCCGCATCAACGTCTTCCTCTGCCAGGGCGACGTGCGGGCGGTGCTCCGCCACATTCCCGAGCGCATCCCGGCCTTCGAGGAGCTGCACCTGCCCAAGGTGCTGGAGCGGCTCTGCCTCGAGCGCCGCGGCATGGTGCTGGTCACCGGCATCACCGGCTCCGGCAAGTCCACGACGCTCGCCGCCATGCTCGACTTCATGAACCGGACGCGCAACGACCATATCGTCACCATCGAAGACCCTGTCGAGTTCGTGCACGAGGACAAGAAGTGCGTCATCAGTCAGCGCGAGATCGGCCAGGACTCGACGAGCTTCGCGCAGGCGCTGCGCGCCGCCCTCCGCCAGGACCCGGACATTATCCTCGTCGGCGAGATGCGCGACGCCGAGACGATGGAAGTGGCGCTGCACGCCGCGGAGACGGGCCACCTGGTGCTCT
Proteins encoded:
- a CDS encoding phosphatidylglycerophosphatase A is translated as MASGAGAGYSPVAPGTAGSLVAAVGLWLIPFSRVGLWAALAAVVVVGIWASHRVEAVLERKDPGVIVIDEVAGMMVAVLLLPRTPGVLLCAFLLFRLFDIWKPFPAREAQALRGGFGVVVDDLIAGVYALVLIMGARMLFGVPR
- a CDS encoding nicotinamide-nucleotide amidohydrolase family protein; its protein translation is MLTVADGAADDRAARDVARALAAAGTLVASRQVVDPSEAALEPALRGPLEGGGLTVVLAEPGGSAGELVPRVVARLTGARLVLNGRRLALLEAGFAQRGQAMPRRLDRLGLLPKGALLLPSAPDGWDGWSLAGKNGVLVVLPLGSPHLGSMVSDFLKAPAGLEAAEARVQRVLLTTGLEAADAEARVGAWLGKEGDVTVSCVPVEGDVHVRLLGRGATRALAEAALAPIEAEVRAALGVDCYGQDDDLLESVVGRLLLERAWTVSVAESCTGGLLGHRLTNIAGSSRYVERGVIVYSNRAKEDLLGVPEPLLRAHGAVSAPVAQAMAAGICRISGSPCGLAVTGIAGPDGGSAEKPVGTVYIGCATPAGVETLRCRFAGDRVAIKWQSSQTALDMLRRRLVR
- the thpR gene encoding RNA 2',3'-cyclic phosphodiesterase — translated: MPRAFVAVLLDEQTRRAVAAQIDRLRPLSKAVAWVPPHNLHLTLRFLGDQTEEQSADVVPALEEAASGVPTFTLSLKGFGAFPGLDHPRTLWVGVSEGVQEVQRLQARVAEALESLGVSIEARAWQAHVTIGRVTDEKRGRREGMPELRSAVMRGVTVPFGSMPVASIALMRSDLYTSGARYTGIASVPLSSEYDV
- the recA gene encoding recombinase RecA, whose amino-acid sequence is MAEVAKSDRRQALDLAIASIDRQFGKGAIMRLGQGSVFDEISVIPTGALSLDVALGIGGIPRGRVTEIYGPESSGKTTLALHIIAEAQRMGGTAAFIDAEHALDPIYAKNLGVNTDELLISQPDTGEQALEIAETLVRSNAVDAIVIDSVAALVPRAEIDGDMGDSLPGLQARLMSQALRKLTAAIARSGGAVIFINQIREKIGVMFGCLSYDTRVILADGRPERIGRIVRRRLPVEVLSYDPTNGRIEPRRIVDWFDNGVTDSFIQFEVRGGPARRRTFAVTPNHLIFTPKGEVPAGHLRVGDEVLFSMPDYKLTEEQWQVLVGGSLGDGSLRLVGKHSAQFRVAHAPRQKDYLAWKHRMLLPFSRPIGPVGNGIGFSTLSMPALVPLRHALYGEGGVRTATTQILESLDARALAVWYADDGSFMGSYARWGKGKAVLYNTSLQVEARSLVVAALERMGLGRPRDDGRGFWFSSEQTARLHQLLAPHLHPSMDYKLHPSQRGRFTWHPIEEGEDTLSRRRHLRAVPVEITKRYIKPVSRSMHRFDLEIEDHHTYLADGVVVHNSPETTTGGRALKFYASIRLDIRRQEAIKNGTESIGVHTKVKVVKNKLAPPFREAEFDVIYGEGISKEGSVLDAAVEQNLVEKSGTWHTYGTERIGQGRENAKKYLKDNPKVLAALEIKVRAALGLKPVGGAPSPVPAEPQKAAK
- a CDS encoding type IV pilus twitching motility protein PilT translates to MDFHHLLTECVKRSASDLHLKSGSRPIVRVHGHLETQDDLPAVTREFMRKTAMTLLGELRYNALMEGKEMDLAHTVPSIGRFRINVFLCQGDVRAVLRHIPERIPAFEELHLPKVLERLCLERRGMVLVTGITGSGKSTTLAAMLDFMNRTRNDHIVTIEDPVEFVHEDKKCVISQREIGQDSTSFAQALRAALRQDPDIILVGEMRDAETMEVALHAAETGHLVLSTLHTLNATETVNRIISIFPPHQEDQIRAQLSAVIQGVVSQRLVVRADGKGRVPAVEVMIMTGLIRDSIREKLKTPQIPTVIASGQAQYGMQTFDQSLLGLYREELVTYETARDAATNPDDFDLKVKGIFSTGEMTWDASSPGFVGAPTVGRLPGPAKRN